A window from Microbacterium ginsengiterrae encodes these proteins:
- a CDS encoding RNA polymerase sigma factor: MTEMDEARGDMVDDTDEAEAEARLNERFIAGDETALAEIYRRWSPVVFTLALRSLGDRGDAEDVTQRTFVSVWSSRTGYDPAKARLSTWLITIARRRIADTHEARRKVRELQEQMERMTDPSAAIAPGVDLSETLLVANEMQQLAPKAREIMRLAFYDDLTHDEIARRLDMPLGTVKSHIRRSLSRMRARLEVVDVAH, from the coding sequence ATGACCGAGATGGACGAGGCAAGGGGCGACATGGTGGACGACACCGATGAGGCGGAGGCCGAGGCGCGTCTCAACGAGCGCTTCATCGCCGGAGACGAGACCGCACTCGCGGAGATCTACCGACGGTGGTCACCCGTCGTCTTCACCCTCGCGCTTCGTTCACTGGGTGACCGGGGAGACGCGGAGGATGTGACCCAGCGCACGTTCGTCTCGGTCTGGTCGTCGCGGACCGGGTACGACCCGGCGAAGGCGCGGCTGTCGACGTGGCTCATCACGATCGCCCGCCGCCGCATCGCCGACACGCACGAGGCCCGAAGGAAGGTGCGCGAACTCCAGGAGCAGATGGAGCGCATGACCGACCCGAGTGCGGCGATCGCACCCGGCGTCGATCTCTCCGAGACGCTGCTGGTGGCCAACGAGATGCAGCAGCTGGCCCCGAAGGCCAGGGAGATCATGCGGCTGGCGTTCTACGACGATCTCACCCACGATGAGATCGCACGTCGGTTGGACATGCCGCTGGGAACAGTGAAGAGTCACATCCGACGAAGTCTTTCCCGTATGCGCGCCCGATTGGAGGTC